A genomic window from Vitis riparia cultivar Riparia Gloire de Montpellier isolate 1030 chromosome 18, EGFV_Vit.rip_1.0, whole genome shotgun sequence includes:
- the LOC117906127 gene encoding 30S ribosomal protein S13, chloroplastic-like, which yields MAQALATPLAPSLSLICNTRNSLSLSNNVSFSTPAPPKFGGLSIKCARVGGVEIPNSKRVEYSLQYIHGIGRSRSKQILCDLGMENKITKDLSEEELITLRDEVSKYMIEGDLRRFNALAIRRLKEIQCYRGIRHIQGLPCRGQRTKNNCRTLKGKRVSIAGKKKAR from the exons ATGGCTCAAGCGCTTGCGACGCCTCTCGCACCCTCGCTCTCCCTGATTTGCAACACAAgaaattctctctctctttctaacAATGTCTCCTTCTCCACCCCTGCACCTCCTAAG TTTGGTGGTCTGAGTATCAAATGCGCCCGTGTTGGAGGTGTGGAGATTCCCAATAGCAAGCGAGTGGAGTACTCTCTTCAGTACATCCATGGGATCGGCCGAAGCCGATCTAAGCAAATCCTCTGTGACCTAGGcatggaaaacaaaatcacCAAAGACCTGTCCGAAGAAGAACTCATCACTCTTCGTGACGAAGTTTCCAAGTATATGATTGAAGGCGACCTC AGGCGATTCAATGCGCTGGCTATAAGGAGACTGAAGGAGATACAGTGCTACAGAGGGATAAGGCATATACAGGGCCTGCCCTGCCGAGGACAGCGCACCAAGAACAATTGCCGGACTTTGAAGGGTAAGCGAGTGAGCATTGCAGGAAAGAAGAAGGCCCGTTAA
- the LOC117907124 gene encoding glycine-rich protein DOT1-like, whose product MADQGQEGGWNFRYGGGSSRDGSWEYRWGSGSGPAGASWGFGAGSGRSGGGPSGFGFGWGGSSSGEGGTGNFGFYGGNFGFGPFGGGGANFNGGFGFGGGRNPTGQTGGHGVGGMNPGNRAGGNRS is encoded by the coding sequence ATGGCTGATCAGGGGCAGGAGGGAGGCTGGAATTTCCGATACGGTGGCGGCTCGTCGAGGGACGGGAGTTGGGAGTACCGTTGGGGTTCTGGTTCAGGTCCTGCAGGTGCCAGTTGGGGCTTCGGCGCAGGTTCTGGCAGGAGTGGTGGTGGGCCTAGTGGATTTGGGTTCGGATGGGGCGGTTCTTCTTCAGGTGAGGGTGGTACTGGTAACTTCGGATTTTATGGTGGCAACTTTGGGTTTGGCCCGTTTGGGGGCGGTGGTGCCAATTTCAATGGCGGATTCGGATTCGGGGGTGGGAGGAATCCGACCGGACAAACAGGTGGGCATGGAGTTGGGGGAATGAATCCAGGAAATAGAGCTGGCGGAAACCGTTCTTGA